From Humisphaera borealis, the proteins below share one genomic window:
- a CDS encoding response regulator: MAELKPILLVEDNPKDLELTLAALERSQLANDVVTVRDGEEALDYLFIRGRFKDRPRGLPAVILLDLKLPKVDGLEVLRAIKSEAATQTVPVVMLTSSREEQDLVRSYKLGVNAYVVKPVGFKDFVDAIQDLGVFWAVLNEPPPGAVRPQMKR, encoded by the coding sequence ATGGCTGAACTCAAACCCATTCTACTGGTGGAGGACAATCCCAAAGACCTGGAACTGACACTCGCCGCGCTGGAACGAAGTCAGCTTGCCAACGATGTGGTGACCGTTCGCGACGGCGAAGAGGCACTGGACTACCTGTTCATCCGGGGGCGTTTCAAGGACCGCCCACGCGGACTGCCGGCGGTCATCCTGCTCGACCTGAAGCTGCCCAAGGTGGACGGTCTGGAAGTGCTTCGGGCGATCAAATCCGAAGCCGCCACGCAAACGGTTCCGGTCGTCATGCTCACCAGCAGTCGCGAGGAGCAGGACCTGGTGCGCAGTTACAAGCTTGGCGTCAACGCCTACGTGGTTAAGCCGGTGGGCTTCAAGGATTTCGTGGACGCCATTCAGGATCTCGGCGTGTTCTGGGCGGTTCTGAACGAGCCCCCACCGGGAGCCGTGAGGCCCCAGATGAAGCGGTAG